Genomic DNA from Clostridium sp. BJN0013:
TAATCCTACTATAGCTCCTAAATCTCCTGCACGAAGTTCATCAACTTCTTCTCTACGATTTGAGTGCATTTTTACAAGTCTTGCTATTCTTTCTTTCTTACCTTTTGTTGAATTATACACATAAGTACCACTCTTCATAACTCCCGAATAAATTCTCGTAAATGCTAACTTACCTACAAATGGATCTGTCGCAATTTTAAACGCTAATGCTGATAATGGTTGGTCATCATCTGCTGGTCTCTCAGTTTCTTCTCCTGTTTCAGGATCAGTTCCCTTTATAGGAGGTATATCAAGTGGTGAAGGCATAAAATCAACTACTGCATCTATCATTGGCTGTACACCTTTATTTTTATAAGAAGAGCCACATAAAACTGGTACTATATTATTTGAAATAACACCTTTTCTAATTGCAGATACTATCTCTTCCTCTGTAAGTTCTTCTCCTTCTAAATATTTCATCATTATATCTTCATCTAATTCAGATATTGCTTCAATCAATTCGGTTCTGTACTTTTCAGCTTTATCTTTTAAATTATCTGGTATTTCAACTTCGTCCATAACAGTTCCCAAATCATCTTCATATATTATAGCTTCATTTTTTATAAGATTAACTATACCTTTAAATTCATTTTCTGAGCCTATTGGAATCTGAATAGGTATGGCATTACAATGAAGCCTATCTCTTAAGGTATTTATACACATATAAAAGTCTGCCCCAGTTGAGTCCATTTTATTTACATAAACTAATCTTGGAACTCCATAGTTGTCTGCCTGCCTCCATACAGTTTCCGTTTGCGGCTCCACTCCACTTTTAGCATCCAGAACAGTAACAGCTCCATCAAGAACTCTTAAAGACCTTTCAACCTCTACAGTAAAATCCACGTGTCCTGGTGTATCTATTATATTTATAGCATAACCTTTCCATTTACAAAAAGTGGCAGCGGAAGTTATTGTTATTCCTCTTTCTTGCTCTTGGGCCATCCAGTCCATAGTAGCCTGCCCCTCATGTACTTCTCCTATTTTATGAGTTCTTCCTGTATAGAAAAGTATACGTTCCGTAGTAGTAGTTTTTCCAGCATCGATATGTGCCATTATTCCTATGTTACGAAACTTTTCTAGCGGATATTCTCTTCCCACTTAATTTTCCTCCTCGCAAGTGTAAATTTAAAATTTGATAAAACTGCTTCAGTAAAATTACCAAAACAGTTTTGAATATTAATACCTATAATGTGCAAAGGCTTTATTAGCTTCAGCCATCTTATGAGTATCTTCTCTTTTCTTAACAGCTGTACCTGTATTATTTGCTGCATCCATCAATTCTGCTGCAAGCCTTTCTCTCATATACTTTTCTCCTCGTTTCCTTGATGCCACAAGAAGCCATCTTATTCCTAATGTCTGTCTTCTTTCTGGTCTAACTTCTATTGGAACTTGATATGTTGCACCGCCAATTCTTCTAGCCTTTACTTCTAGAAGAGGCATTATATTATTCATTGCTTCCTCAAAAACTTCTATTGGTTCCTTATTTGTTTTCTGCTTGATTATATCAAAAGCTCCATAACAAATCTTTTGAGCTATTCCTTTTTTACCGTCTTTCATTATATTGTTTATTAATTTAGTAACAACTTTACTGTTGTATACTGGATCTGGTAGCACATCTCTTTTCCCTATATGACCTTTTCTTGCCACTTTACTTCCCTCCTTAACAAAATTAATTTAAGTTCATCGGTACTCGACTTTTAAGAAGCCGCAAAGTGCTTTGTGCTTCTGCAAAATAAATATATATATGAACGCTGAAGACATAGCACCTTTATCAACTTGCCTTAAGCTAAATTATTTCTGCTTAGGCCTTTTAGCACCGTATTTTGATCTTCCCTGTAGCCTGTCAGCAACTCCTGCTGAATCCAATGCTCCTCTTACTATATGGTACCTAACGCCTGGAAGATCTTTAACTCTTCCTCCTCTTATTAGAACAACGCTATGTTCCTGTAAGTTATGTCCTATACCTGGAATATATGCACTAACTTCATATCCATTTGTTAACCTAACTCTGGCAATTTTTCTCAAAGCTGAATTTGGTTTTTTAGGTGTAGTAGTTTTTACCACTGTACAAACACCTCTTTTTTGAGGACACTCTTTTAGTGCTGGTGCTGTTGATTTTGAAGCCACTGTCTTCCTGCCTTTTCTTATTAATTGACTTATCGTTGGCATATTCACACCTCCTTTAAAATAGATTTATAGTATAAAATTTATAATAATTTATTGTTAAACGCTATTTGATTTATCCAAAGGTTGGAATTAGCTAACACCCTCAGTTTCTTCAAAGAGAAGATGAGCAGTGTTACACATCCCTGAATAAGTTTTTCTAAAGTTCAAATAGAAAAGCATTCCTTGCGACAAACTCCACCTGAATCTAAGAATCACTTGATAAAAATTATTATTTTAATATAGCAGCTGTAGCAGCTCCCACATCTATACCACATAACTTGCCTAATTCTTTCATAGTATCTACATAAACTAATGCCGGGGAATCCTGAGTAATTAATGCTTTTACGGACTGTATTATTTTATCATCAGCATCCTTAGCTATATAAACAGTTTTCACATTATTATTTTTTATAGCTTTAACTGTCTGCTTCAAGCCAACAACTTTATTTCCTGTAAGTCTATAAATCATTATTTTTATTCCCTCCTACAATACTATAGAGACAAAGTATGTATTGCTTTGTCTCTTTAAAAACATACAGATGTATTTTATCATTTTAGTATTACTATGTCAATAAATTATACATTAAGCTTCTAATTGATTTTTAGATTGATTCTCCAATACTTCACCTTCCGTGTTAATCTTTATTGATCTATATCTAGTCATACCTGTTCCTGCAGGTATGAGTTTACCAATAATTACATTTTCCTTTAAGCCTA
This window encodes:
- the fusA gene encoding elongation factor G; its protein translation is MGREYPLEKFRNIGIMAHIDAGKTTTTERILFYTGRTHKIGEVHEGQATMDWMAQEQERGITITSAATFCKWKGYAINIIDTPGHVDFTVEVERSLRVLDGAVTVLDAKSGVEPQTETVWRQADNYGVPRLVYVNKMDSTGADFYMCINTLRDRLHCNAIPIQIPIGSENEFKGIVNLIKNEAIIYEDDLGTVMDEVEIPDNLKDKAEKYRTELIEAISELDEDIMMKYLEGEELTEEEIVSAIRKGVISNNIVPVLCGSSYKNKGVQPMIDAVVDFMPSPLDIPPIKGTDPETGEETERPADDDQPLSALAFKIATDPFVGKLAFTRIYSGVMKSGTYVYNSTKGKKERIARLVKMHSNRREEVDELRAGDLGAIVGLKDTTTGNTLCDEQHSVVLESMEFPEPVIHVAIEPKTKAGQEKMGIALSKLAEEDPTFKTHTDQETGQTIISGMGELHLEIIVDRLQREFKVECNVGKPQVAYKETIRKTVKAEGKFVRQSGGHGQYGHCWIEMSPSEEGYSFENAIVGGTIPKEYISPIDEGIRQASETGIVAGYPTINFKVKLYDGSYHDVDSSEMAFKIAASMAFKNAMLKADPVLLEPMMRVEVTVPEEYMGDVIGDINSRRGRIEGMDPRAGAQVIRSFVPLSEMFGYATVLRSKTQGRGVHSMTFDHYEEVPKSIQEKITGEKK
- the rpsG gene encoding 30S ribosomal protein S7 gives rise to the protein MARKGHIGKRDVLPDPVYNSKVVTKLINNIMKDGKKGIAQKICYGAFDIIKQKTNKEPIEVFEEAMNNIMPLLEVKARRIGGATYQVPIEVRPERRQTLGIRWLLVASRKRGEKYMRERLAAELMDAANNTGTAVKKREDTHKMAEANKAFAHYRY
- the rpsL gene encoding 30S ribosomal protein S12; the protein is MPTISQLIRKGRKTVASKSTAPALKECPQKRGVCTVVKTTTPKKPNSALRKIARVRLTNGYEVSAYIPGIGHNLQEHSVVLIRGGRVKDLPGVRYHIVRGALDSAGVADRLQGRSKYGAKRPKQK
- a CDS encoding ribosomal L7Ae/L30e/S12e/Gadd45 family protein, with product MIYRLTGNKVVGLKQTVKAIKNNNVKTVYIAKDADDKIIQSVKALITQDSPALVYVDTMKELGKLCGIDVGAATAAILK